One part of the Mariniblastus fucicola genome encodes these proteins:
- a CDS encoding KpsF/GutQ family sugar-phosphate isomerase has protein sequence MNSTEQNDSTIHAWFDDVLKSESAAIERAAKRAGPEVVAAIRTIGTCTGRLIVTGMGKMGCIARKAAGTFSSTGTPAIFLDPADAIHGGLGIVGADDVVLAISNSGETSEVLELIPFFIRLKLPIIAVTGGTKSSLARQSTIVIDSSVESEADPDSLVPTNSSTVALACCDALAVALIRLRGFTKEDFAIFHPGGNLGRKLLLKVVDLMHAGEQLPIATEDCSLGDAIKMISQKKMGTVIVEDNAGCLSGILTDGDVRRIFESTANSLANPLGESVAAFMSRQPAAASVDDLAATALNLMESRHISVLPVVDPDRKIVGIIHLHDLIRGGLA, from the coding sequence TTGAATTCAACCGAGCAAAACGATAGCACGATTCACGCCTGGTTCGATGACGTACTTAAAAGCGAATCTGCGGCGATTGAGCGTGCTGCGAAACGAGCGGGCCCGGAAGTCGTCGCCGCGATCCGAACGATCGGGACTTGCACTGGCCGGCTGATCGTGACCGGGATGGGAAAGATGGGCTGTATCGCGAGAAAAGCAGCTGGCACTTTTTCCAGCACTGGAACGCCAGCGATCTTTTTGGATCCGGCCGACGCGATCCACGGAGGACTCGGAATCGTCGGCGCCGACGACGTTGTGCTGGCGATCTCCAACAGTGGCGAAACTTCAGAAGTCCTTGAACTGATTCCTTTTTTCATACGGCTGAAGCTGCCGATCATTGCCGTTACTGGCGGAACGAAGTCCTCGTTGGCGCGTCAGTCGACGATCGTGATCGATTCCAGTGTTGAGTCCGAAGCCGATCCGGATTCACTGGTTCCAACGAACAGTTCAACGGTGGCCCTGGCTTGCTGCGACGCATTGGCGGTGGCTTTGATTCGCCTCCGCGGCTTCACAAAAGAAGACTTTGCGATCTTTCATCCGGGCGGAAACCTTGGCCGAAAGCTGCTGCTGAAAGTCGTCGATTTGATGCACGCGGGCGAGCAGTTGCCCATCGCCACAGAAGACTGCTCGCTGGGCGACGCCATCAAAATGATCAGCCAGAAGAAGATGGGCACGGTGATCGTCGAGGACAATGCTGGATGCCTGAGCGGCATTTTGACGGATGGTGACGTGCGACGGATCTTCGAATCAACGGCGAACTCGCTGGCCAATCCGCTGGGCGAAAGCGTGGCTGCGTTCATGAGTCGCCAACCTGCTGCGGCTTCGGTTGACGATCTCGCGGCGACGGCGCTCAACCTGATGGAAAGCCGTCACATTTCGGTGCTGCCCGTGGTCGATCCCGACCGAAAAATCGTGGGGATCATTCATCTGCACGATCTGATTCGCGGCGGGCTGGCCTAG
- a CDS encoding DUF11 domain-containing protein: protein MTENETTDQDTSETTASRGNGALIGRFLAVGLFVALGTFAVIQSLSGERIPEDPGTDKPGADSVVAEAEDKDTDVKSIVDAPVIKRKETFGGSVANTTPSMKDKPNPNGPSKFAKTFKPATTPATITKRQAPGTFDRPTISTSQTKTPPPNRIAQLETGSARNTFGIGGPATTPGTAVQKTIGDAAKNLKDKVGDATSSVSNRFNQMGNSLKDTAGDVTNRAKSTFGSSTASRFGAPSQTKAPEVASSGSPFGQKSPEIKQIEAKPTLDSMPATRPFAASQPKPSGFQSKSLNPISSTSPQQTRTPSATPATRPGSTFPPSKSSAASTPARNPFGQKPTVQSLDRPSTGGLNAKTSSTFQNSGRNTSLSPSGQTRMPNSASQPRTQTPARTQLPSASTRPPMVQASRVSSKPGDRQFEGVQSPSMIIQKFSPNEIQVNQTADFEVKIRNVGRVSVDDVLVVDQVPEGARFIDANPKPSSQSRNGELQWQLGTMKPGEERTILLQLQPTVPGEIGSVAQFYFGGRASNRTKVTQPKLTITHTADPKILIGNNVEFDVTVENTGNGPAHDVIIQEEVPELLEFQDGSRELEYEIGTLMPGQSRRVRLGLRAARVGRLRNVMFASAKGGLQAKHETDVEIIAPKLTTSSEGPTTRYIQRQVAHTFTVGNQGTAAATNLRLIARLPSGLRFVSANNRGQYDRNSHAVIWQMRDLNAGSSGDVEVVTSPVEAGEQNIKFEAEADLNQKSETMQKLNVLHLVDVFFDIDDVVDPIEIGADTRYRISLVNQGTQAATNVQLQIDFPSGLEPTSVDGDLRNQIRNQQVLFEPITSLRPGEELNVIVQAKGRADGDHRVVVTMKAGTRATPVSKEETTRVYSDR, encoded by the coding sequence ATGACTGAAAACGAAACGACAGATCAGGACACGAGCGAGACGACCGCTTCGCGTGGGAACGGTGCCCTCATTGGACGCTTTCTGGCCGTCGGACTGTTCGTCGCACTGGGCACCTTCGCCGTCATCCAGTCACTTTCTGGCGAGCGAATTCCAGAAGATCCAGGCACTGACAAACCGGGGGCTGACTCCGTGGTTGCCGAAGCTGAAGATAAAGATACCGACGTCAAATCGATCGTCGACGCTCCAGTCATCAAACGCAAGGAAACGTTTGGAGGTTCCGTCGCCAATACAACGCCGTCGATGAAAGACAAGCCGAACCCAAACGGTCCGAGCAAGTTCGCCAAAACGTTTAAGCCAGCAACCACTCCCGCGACAATTACCAAGCGGCAGGCTCCGGGAACGTTCGACAGACCCACGATCTCAACCAGCCAAACGAAAACTCCGCCGCCCAACCGAATTGCTCAACTGGAAACCGGATCGGCACGCAACACCTTCGGCATTGGAGGACCGGCAACGACTCCCGGAACGGCTGTCCAGAAAACCATTGGCGACGCCGCGAAGAACCTGAAGGATAAAGTCGGCGACGCAACGAGCAGCGTTTCCAATCGCTTCAATCAGATGGGCAATAGCCTGAAAGACACCGCCGGCGACGTGACCAATCGAGCCAAATCAACTTTCGGTTCAAGCACGGCTTCGCGATTCGGTGCGCCGAGCCAGACGAAGGCTCCGGAGGTCGCTTCCAGTGGCTCGCCGTTCGGGCAAAAGTCACCTGAAATCAAGCAAATCGAAGCCAAGCCGACGCTCGACTCCATGCCGGCGACGCGTCCTTTCGCCGCAAGCCAACCCAAACCCAGCGGCTTTCAAAGCAAGTCCTTGAATCCGATCTCAAGCACCTCACCACAGCAAACTCGGACGCCATCTGCGACTCCGGCGACTCGTCCAGGTTCGACATTTCCGCCCTCGAAATCTTCTGCTGCGTCGACGCCTGCCAGAAATCCGTTTGGGCAAAAGCCGACTGTTCAGTCTTTGGACAGACCGTCCACCGGAGGCTTGAATGCCAAAACGAGCAGCACGTTTCAGAACTCAGGTAGAAACACTTCGCTTTCGCCGAGCGGCCAGACGCGAATGCCAAATTCCGCCTCGCAACCCCGAACTCAAACTCCGGCTCGAACTCAACTGCCATCCGCATCGACTCGGCCGCCCATGGTCCAGGCCAGTCGCGTCAGCTCGAAACCTGGCGATCGTCAATTCGAAGGCGTGCAGTCTCCTTCGATGATCATTCAAAAGTTCAGCCCGAACGAAATACAAGTCAACCAAACGGCTGACTTCGAAGTCAAAATTCGCAACGTCGGCCGCGTCTCGGTGGACGACGTTCTGGTTGTCGATCAGGTTCCCGAAGGAGCCCGATTCATTGACGCCAATCCAAAACCTTCGTCTCAGTCCCGCAACGGCGAATTGCAGTGGCAGTTGGGGACCATGAAACCGGGCGAAGAGCGTACGATTCTGCTTCAGCTTCAGCCAACGGTTCCTGGTGAAATCGGCAGCGTCGCTCAGTTCTACTTTGGCGGACGCGCCTCTAACCGAACCAAAGTGACCCAGCCGAAGCTCACGATCACTCACACCGCTGATCCGAAAATTCTGATCGGCAACAACGTCGAATTCGACGTCACGGTGGAAAACACGGGCAACGGACCGGCTCATGATGTCATCATCCAGGAAGAAGTCCCGGAGTTGCTTGAGTTTCAGGACGGATCGCGGGAGCTTGAATACGAAATTGGAACGCTGATGCCGGGCCAATCCCGTCGAGTTCGACTAGGTTTGCGAGCGGCTCGCGTCGGACGTTTACGCAACGTCATGTTTGCATCCGCCAAAGGTGGGCTTCAGGCAAAACACGAAACGGATGTCGAAATCATCGCGCCGAAACTGACGACGTCCAGCGAAGGCCCAACCACACGGTACATCCAGCGACAGGTGGCTCATACGTTCACCGTTGGCAATCAGGGAACAGCTGCGGCGACGAATCTGCGACTGATCGCACGGCTTCCGAGCGGACTGCGATTCGTCAGTGCCAACAATCGCGGACAATACGATCGCAACTCGCACGCTGTCATTTGGCAGATGCGTGACTTGAACGCGGGAAGTTCGGGAGACGTCGAAGTCGTTACCTCGCCGGTTGAAGCCGGAGAACAGAATATTAAGTTCGAAGCTGAAGCGGATTTGAATCAAAAATCTGAGACGATGCAGAAGCTCAACGTGTTGCATCTGGTCGATGTGTTCTTCGACATCGATGATGTGGTCGATCCGATTGAGATCGGAGCGGATACGCGTTACCGAATCAGTCTGGTCAATCAGGGAACGCAGGCTGCGACCAACGTGCAGCTGCAAATTGATTTTCCGTCAGGCCTTGAGCCGACTTCAGTGGACGGCGATCTTCGAAACCAGATTCGCAATCAGCAGGTTCTGTTCGAGCCGATAACCAGTTTGCGACCGGGTGAAGAGCTCAATGTGATCGTGCAGGCGAAAGGCCGCGCCGACGGTGACCATCGCGTCGTCGTGACGATGAAAGCCGGTACGCGGGCGACTCCGGTCAGCAAAGAAGAAACCACACGGGTTTACTCAGACCGCTAG